The following are encoded together in the Parambassis ranga chromosome 20, fParRan2.1, whole genome shotgun sequence genome:
- the LOC114453548 gene encoding sialic acid-binding Ig-like lectin 13: MPLNETCLICSAADQLTSCERTVMAALCVSVLTLNMFLSVFFLPGELADCPDKSKLFITAPKKMEALSGSCLHVPCSFTSKGKEDFKSHRTTFGVWIKKHFSFDDGYKQNVIFNSSSPSNIYPMEITGNLSQKNCSTLFNDLTTNHSDTYYFRIENEPFRTTAFCDPLQIRVQDSPWSPSINISAGDLKEKQSVSITCSALTPCPHSPPRLTWNLHPDSDSETEENTDGTFTTKLQQTVTLSHTHDGYNISCSATYPVNGGPSKTAETQQTLSVSYAPRDTSASISPSGLLSAGIWVNLTCSSRAKPPISSFTWFKTTTDGPKKVHEGHMYSLNVTDGADYYCVAVNALGNQTSWVHVNASAARTVDVYTTVRITGLLMLCSAVVIFECWFRSRFRNKAAETDDVNRVIEVQAS, from the exons ATGCCCCTAAATG AGACGTGTTTGatctgttctgctgctgatcaGCTGACATCCTGTGAGAGGACCGTCATggcagccctgtgtgtgagcGTGCTGACCCTCAACATGTTTCTGAGCGTCTTCTTTCTTCCAG GTGAATTGGCTGATTGTCCCGATAAGTCGAAACTCTTCATCACTGCACCAAAGAAGATGGAAGCACTGAGTGGATCCTGTTTGCACGTCCCATGTAGCTTCACATCTAAAGGCAAAGAAGACTTTAAAAGCCACAGAACAACCTTTGGAGTGTGGATTAAAAAACACTTTAGTTTTGACGATGGATACAAACAGAATGTTATTTTCAACAGTAGTTCACCCTCTAACATCTATCCAATGGAAATTACTGGAAATCTGAGTCAGAAGAACTGCTCCACTCTGTTCAATGATTTAACTACAAATCATTCAGACACATACTACTTCAGAATTGAGAACGAGCCATTCAGAACAACAGCTTTCTGTGATCCTCTTCAAATAAGAGTTCAAG ATTCTCCTTGGAGTCCCAGCATTAATATCTCAGCTGgtgatctgaaggagaagcagtcTGTCTCTATAACCTGCTCAGCTCTCACTCCCTGTCCACACTCCCCTCCTCGACTCACCTGGAATCTCCACCCAGACTctgacagtgaaacagaggagaacacagatgGAACCTTCACAACTAAACTGCAGCAGACcgtcactctgtcacacacacatgatggatacaacatcagctgctctgccacaTATCCTGTGAATGGAGGACCATCCAAGACAGCAGAGACCCAGCAGACTCTCAGTGTTTCAT ATGCTCCTAGAGACACCTCAGcatccatcagtccatcagGTTTGCTGTCAGCAGGTATCTGGGTGAACCTgacctgctccagcagagccaagcctcccatcagcagcttcacctggttCAAGACCACCACAGATGGACCCAAGAAAGTCCACGAAGGACACATGTACAGCTTGAATGTAACAGATGGAGCAGATTATTACTGTGTGGCTGTAAATGCTCTTGGTAATCAGACATCATGGGTTCATGTGAATGCTtcag CTGCTCGTACTGTGGATGTCTACACGACAGTGAGGATCACAGGATTACTGATGCTCTGCAGTGCAGTCGTCATCTTTGAGTG TTGGTTCAGATCAAGGTTCCGAAACAAAGCAGCGGAG ACGGACGACGTCAACAGAGTGATTGAGGTTCAAGCATCATGA